In the Scomber japonicus isolate fScoJap1 chromosome 18, fScoJap1.pri, whole genome shotgun sequence genome, one interval contains:
- the LOC128379064 gene encoding aconitate hydratase, mitochondrial-like, producing the protein MASYCLTVTRLRLVLGTGARRIHVTAAFNAKAKVAMSRFEPGSSINYEKMHENINIVRKRLKRPLTLSEKIVYGHLDDPVGQEIARGRTYLRLRPDRVAMQDATAQMAMLQFISSGLPRVAVPSTIHCDHLIEAQIGGVKDLQRAKDLNEEVYNFLSTAGAKYGVGFWKPGSGIIHQIILENYAYPGVLLIGTDSHTPNGGGLGSVCIGVGGADAVDVMAGIPWELKCPNVIGVRLTGTLSGWTSPKDVILKVAGILTVKGGTGAIVEYHGPGVDSISCTGMATICNMGAEIGATTSIFPYNHRMKTYLEKTGRGEIASLADQFQDDLVPDKGCEYDQTIEINLSELKPHINGPFTPDLAHPVSEIGAIAKKSGWPLEVKVGLIGSCTNSSYEDMGRAASLAKQALDKGLKCKAQFTVTPGSEQIRATIERDGYAKILSDVGGIVLANACGPCIGQWDRQDVKKGEKNTIVTSYNRNFSARNDANPATHAFVTSPEIVTAMAIAGTLNFNPETDYLTASNGEKFKLEPPHGDELPSKDFDPGQDTYQHPPAESSAVKVDVSPSSNRLQLLEPFDKWHGKDLEDLRVLIKVKGKCTTDHISAAGPWLKFRGHLDNISNNLLIGAVNIENDAVNKIKNQLTGEYGGVPDVARHYKANGVNWVVVGDENYGEGSSREHAALEPRHLGGRAIIVKSFARIHETNLKKQGLLPLTFDDPSDYEKIRPDDKISITGLQSFVPGKPLTAVIKHGDGSQDSITLNHTFNETQIEWFKAGSALNRMKELQ; encoded by the exons ATGGCGTCTTACTGTTTGACTGTCACTAGGCTGCGG CTGGTCCTTGGAACCGGGGCAAGGCGCATTCATGTCACCGCAGCATTCAACGCCAAGGCCAAAGTGGCCATGAGCCGCTTTGAGCCTGGCTCCAGCATCAATTATGAGAAGATGCACGAGAACATCAACATTGTACGCAAGAG GCTCAAGAGGCCTCTCACTCTGTCAGAGAAGATCGTTTACGGTCACCTGGATGATCCGGTCGGCCAGGAGATCGCCCGCGGCCGCACCTACCTACGTCTGCGTCCTGACCGCGTTGCTATGCAGGATGCCACGGCTCAGATGGCAATGCTTCAGTTCATCAGCAGCGGTCTGCCCAGGGTGGCCGTGCCCTCCACCATCCACTGCGATCACTTGATTGAGGCCCAGATCGGAGGGGTTAAGGACCTGCAGAGGGCTAAG GATCTAAACGAGGAGGTCTACAACTTCCTTTCAACTGCTGGAGCTAAATATGGAGTTGGCTTCTGGAAACCCGGCTCTGGAATTATCCATCAG ATCATCCTGGAGAACTATGCCTATCCCGGAGTGTTGCTGATTGGTACAGATTCCCACACACCTAATGGCGGTGGCTTGGGCTCCGTCTGTATCGGAGTGGGTGGAGCCGACGCTGTGGATGTCATGGCTGGAATCCCCTGGGAGCTCAAGTGTCCCAAT gTGATTGGAGTGAGGCTGACAGGCACCCTGTCTGGCTGGACCTCTCCAAAGGATGTCATCCTGAAGGTGGCTGGCATCCTGACTGTGAAGGGTGGCACTGGGGCTATTGTGGAGTACCATGGACCTGGAGTGGACTCCATCTCCTGCACTG GAATGGCCACCATCTGTAACATGGGCGCTGAGATTGGAGCAACCACGTCCATTTTCCCCTACAACCACCGCATGAAGACATACCTGGAGAAAACTGGCCGCGGTG AGATTGCCTCTTTGGCTGATCAGTTCCAAGATGACCTTGTTCCTGATAAAGGCTGCGAATACGACCAGACCATTGAGATTAATCTGAGTGAG TTGAAGCCCCACATCAACGGGCCGTTCACCCCGGATCTGGCCCACCCTGTGTCTGAGATCGGGGCTATTGCTAAGAAGAGCGGCTGGCCCCTGGAGGTTAAAGTCG GTCTGATTGGCAGCTGCACCAACTCCAGCTACGAAGACATGGGCAGAGCAGCCTCTCTGGCCAAGCAGGCTCTGGATAAAGGTCTGAAGTGCAAGGCCCAGTTCACAGTCACCCCTGGTTCTGAGCAGATCCGAGCCACCATCGAGAGGGACGGATAT GCCAAGATCCTGAGTGATGTTGGTGGAATTGTACTCGCCAATGCTTGTGGACCCTGCATTGGACAGTGGGACAG GCAGGAtgtgaaaaaaggagagaagaacacCATCGTTACTTCCTACAACAGGAACTTCAGTGCCAGGAATGATGCTAACCCTGCTACTCATGCTTTCGTCACCTCCCCTGAG ATTGTCACAGCCATGGCCATCGCCGGAACCCTCAACTTCAACCCCGAGACAGACTACCTGACTGCTTCAAACGGAGAGAAGTTCAAGCTGGAGCCCCCCCATGGTGACGAGCTCCCCTCCAAAGACTTCGACCCGGGCCAGGACACCTACCAGCATCCTCCAGCTGAGAGCAGCGCTGTCAAG GTGGACGTGAGCCCATCCAGCAACCGCCTGCAGCTGCTGGAGCCCTTCGACAAGTGGCACGGAAAAGACCTGGAAGACCTGAGGGTCCTCATtaag GTGAAGGGAAAGTGCACCACTGACCACATCAGCGCCGCCGGGCCCTGGCTGAAATTCCGTGGTCACCTGGACAACATCTCCAACAATCTGCTGATTGGCGCCGTTAACATTGAGAATGATGCCGTGAACAAGATCAAGAACCAGCTGACTGGAGAGTACGGAGGTGTGCCAGATGTGGCTCGCCATTACAAG GCCAACGGAGTGAACTGGGTGGTTGTTGGAGATGAGAACTACGGAGAGGGATCCAGCAGAGAGCATGCTGCTCTGGAGCCAAGACACCTGGGAGGACGCGCCATCATCGTCAAGAGCTTTGCCAGAATCCACG AGACTAACCTGAAGAAGCAGGGCCTGCTGCCTCTGACTTTTGATGACCCCAGCGACTACGAAAAAATTCGCCCTGATGACAAGATTTCAATCACCGGGCTGCAATCTTTTGTTCCCGGCAAG CCCCTGACAGCAGTGATCAAGCACGGCGATGGCAGCCAGGACTCCATAACCCTAAACCACACCTTCAATGAGACCCAGATCGAGTGGTTCAAGGCTGGCTCCGCCCTCAACAGGATGAAGGAGCTCCAGTAA
- the polr3h gene encoding DNA-directed RNA polymerase III subunit RPC8, whose protein sequence is MFVLVEMVDTVRIPPWNFQRQLNDAIAEELNKKLANKVVYNVGLCICLYDITKLEDSYIFPGDGASHTKVHFRYVVFHPFLDEILVGKIKYCSQEGVHVTMGFFDDVLIPPESLQQPAKFDEAEQVWLWEYETDEGAHDLYMDQGEEIRFRVTDEVFVDTSPTGPATATTATAPQPGQSTAPPAEVSGEKKEAPYTLIGTICDPGLGLLSWWNN, encoded by the exons ATGTTTGTGTTGGTGGAGATGGTCGACACGGTCAGGATCCCTCCGTGGAACTTTCAGAGACAGCTGAACGACGCCATAGCAGAGGAGCTCAACAAGAAGCTGGCCAACAag GTGGTCTACAATGTCGGCCTCTGCATCTGCTTGTATGACATCACCAAACTGGAGGACTCCTATATTTTCCCAGGAGATGGAGCCTCACACACCAAag TTCATTTCAGGTATGTTGTTTTCCACCCTTTCCTCGATGAGATCCTGGTCGGCAAGATCAAGTACTGCAGTCAGGAGGGAGTTCATG TGACGATGGGCTTCTTTGATGACGTTCTCATTCCACCAGAGTCTCTTCAACAACCTGCAAAATT tgatgaagcaGAGCAAGTTTGGCTTTGGGAGTATGAGACGGACGAGGGGGCCCACGACCTCTACATGGACCAAGGAGAGGAGATCCGTTTTCGGGTGACAGATGAAGTCTTTGTGGACACGTCACCTACGGGCCCGGCCACGGCAACCACAGCAACAGCGCCACAACCGGGACAGTCTACGGCACCGCCAGCAGAGGTCAGCGGGGAGAAGAAGGAGGCGCCGTACACTCTGATT